A window of Paenibacillus sp. 19GGS1-52 contains these coding sequences:
- the tig gene encoding trigger factor has product MKATWEKIEKNLGVLEVEVEAERVTAALDKAFNKVVKKANVPGFRKGKVPRPIFESRFGVESLYQDAIDILLPEAYGEAVEQTDIFPVDRPEVDIEQFAKGQPFIFKAKVTVKPEVKLGEYKGLEVPVQKAEVTEEEMAAELARLQERHAELVVIEEGTAINGDIAVIDFDGSVDGVQFEGGQAERHSLELGSNSFIPGFEEQVVGMGTGDLKDVEVTFPDTYHAENLQGKVAVFKVKLHEIKRKQLPELDDEFAKDVSEFETLEEYSADLKAQLESRKQDELKGVRENAVVDLAASNAEVEIPESMIASEVETMVRDFDNRLRQQGMNMDMFLSFSGQTREDLQNQMKGDAEKRVRNNLVLEVIAKQENIEVSEEEVTQELADMAESFKRTPDEIRNILAANGTLNSLNDEISLRKTIEFLVSNSVEVEAPAAEVVEEAVTEEANAE; this is encoded by the coding sequence ATGAAAGCAACCTGGGAAAAAATAGAGAAGAACCTTGGAGTTCTTGAAGTCGAAGTAGAAGCAGAGCGTGTAACTGCTGCACTAGACAAAGCTTTTAATAAAGTGGTTAAGAAAGCAAATGTACCTGGTTTCCGTAAAGGTAAAGTGCCGCGTCCGATTTTTGAATCCCGTTTCGGTGTAGAAAGCCTGTATCAAGATGCTATCGACATTCTCCTTCCTGAAGCTTATGGCGAAGCGGTTGAACAAACCGATATCTTCCCTGTAGACCGTCCTGAAGTAGATATCGAGCAATTTGCTAAAGGTCAACCATTTATCTTCAAAGCGAAGGTTACGGTTAAACCAGAAGTGAAACTTGGCGAATACAAAGGCTTGGAAGTTCCAGTTCAGAAAGCAGAAGTTACTGAAGAAGAAATGGCTGCTGAGCTTGCTCGTCTGCAAGAACGTCATGCTGAACTCGTTGTTATTGAAGAAGGAACGGCAATTAACGGTGATATCGCAGTTATCGATTTTGACGGATCTGTTGATGGCGTGCAATTCGAAGGCGGACAAGCAGAGCGTCACTCCCTTGAACTAGGCAGCAATTCTTTCATTCCTGGTTTTGAAGAACAGGTTGTAGGCATGGGCACTGGAGATCTTAAGGATGTTGAAGTTACCTTCCCTGATACTTACCATGCAGAGAACCTTCAAGGTAAAGTAGCAGTATTCAAAGTGAAGCTGCATGAAATCAAACGCAAACAGCTTCCTGAACTGGACGATGAATTTGCTAAAGATGTAAGTGAATTCGAAACTCTGGAAGAGTATTCTGCAGACCTCAAAGCACAGCTTGAATCCCGTAAACAGGATGAACTGAAGGGTGTTCGCGAAAATGCTGTTGTAGATTTGGCTGCATCTAACGCTGAAGTTGAAATTCCAGAATCGATGATTGCGAGCGAAGTTGAAACAATGGTTCGCGACTTCGACAACCGTCTTCGTCAACAAGGTATGAACATGGATATGTTCCTTAGCTTCTCGGGTCAGACTCGTGAAGATTTGCAGAACCAAATGAAGGGCGATGCTGAGAAGCGCGTTCGCAACAACTTGGTACTGGAAGTTATCGCTAAACAAGAGAACATTGAAGTTTCTGAAGAAGAAGTAACTCAGGAATTGGCTGATATGGCTGAATCCTTCAAACGTACACCTGATGAAATCCGCAACATTCTGGCAGCTAACGGTACATTGAACAGCCTGAATGATGAAATTTCGTTGCGCAAAACGATTGAATTCCTCGTTAGCAATAGTGTGGAAGTTGAAGCACCGGCTGCTGAAGTGGTAGAAGAAGCTGTAACTGAAGAAGCAAACGCTGAGTAA